A genomic window from Gammaproteobacteria bacterium includes:
- a CDS encoding sulfatase-like hydrolase/transferase, whose protein sequence is MTCRTVYAAIALAALFATGATAQDRPNVLLIMTDNQSPNLLGAYGNRDIRTPNIDRLARDGLLFAHAYATSGVCSPSRAVLMTGLIPSANGVHNGLPARYAVEDYAAIEEFRNLPQTLADAGYYTGLVGKYHLGRHEKPQLGFQWWTTFRGGHTSSFVDAQIFDNGESYNVLDRDEHLTDFWSRRAVDFLAHYKEQESAEGARPFFLWLSYNGPYILPPTVNQPPVSRHADYYEDNVPAMPQNRVHPYMREWARNNTAPAPEPTEGGTYPWSAIDALNNSTAMINIAAEMTHVDEGIGTVLAALDELSLRDDTLVVFLADQGSSWGQLGLWGNSSWGEPEPAYNANMQLPLIFRHPGRIEAGATETAMVNQFDMLPTLLEYLGLGHLEIANSPGESFAPMLRGQDVAWEDEVFFEYISTRVIQTRQWKYTKRFLASPNELYDMIDDPGETTNLVDEPAFAEVVADLDTRLTAFFSEYADPAFDLWKGGTGKALVYYGARNQKFRDAFPDWREPFVEKQTAFRDR, encoded by the coding sequence ATGACCTGCCGCACGGTCTATGCAGCCATCGCCTTGGCAGCCCTTTTCGCGACTGGCGCCACCGCCCAGGACCGCCCCAACGTCCTCCTCATCATGACCGACAACCAGAGCCCCAACCTGCTTGGGGCGTACGGCAATCGGGACATCAGGACCCCCAATATCGATCGACTGGCGCGCGACGGTTTGCTGTTCGCTCACGCCTACGCTACCTCCGGTGTGTGCTCGCCGTCGCGTGCCGTGCTGATGACTGGGCTGATTCCGTCGGCCAATGGCGTGCACAACGGACTGCCGGCCCGTTACGCGGTCGAAGACTATGCCGCGATTGAGGAATTCCGCAACTTGCCGCAGACGTTGGCCGACGCCGGCTATTACACCGGCCTGGTCGGGAAATATCACCTGGGCCGGCATGAGAAACCCCAGCTCGGGTTTCAGTGGTGGACCACGTTCCGCGGTGGCCATACGTCCAGTTTCGTCGACGCGCAGATCTTCGATAACGGCGAGTCCTATAACGTGCTCGACCGGGACGAACATCTCACCGACTTCTGGTCCCGCCGGGCGGTGGACTTCCTTGCCCACTACAAGGAACAAGAATCGGCCGAGGGAGCGCGTCCGTTCTTCCTCTGGCTGTCCTACAACGGGCCGTACATTCTGCCGCCCACGGTGAATCAACCGCCGGTCTCCCGCCACGCGGACTACTACGAGGACAACGTGCCCGCCATGCCGCAGAACCGGGTGCACCCGTACATGCGGGAATGGGCCAGGAACAATACGGCGCCCGCGCCCGAGCCGACCGAGGGCGGAACCTATCCCTGGTCGGCCATCGATGCGCTCAACAACTCCACGGCCATGATCAACATCGCCGCGGAAATGACGCATGTGGACGAGGGCATCGGCACTGTATTGGCGGCATTGGATGAACTGAGCCTGCGCGACGATACATTGGTGGTGTTTCTCGCCGACCAGGGATCGAGCTGGGGACAGCTTGGCCTGTGGGGCAATTCGTCCTGGGGCGAACCCGAGCCGGCCTACAACGCCAACATGCAGCTGCCGTTGATCTTTCGCCATCCCGGCCGCATCGAAGCGGGTGCGACGGAAACAGCCATGGTCAATCAGTTCGATATGCTGCCGACCTTGCTCGAATACCTTGGTCTTGGGCATCTGGAGATCGCCAATTCTCCCGGAGAGAGCTTTGCGCCGATGCTGCGCGGCCAGGACGTGGCCTGGGAAGACGAGGTTTTCTTCGAATACATCTCCACCCGGGTGATCCAGACCCGGCAGTGGAAATACACCAAGCGCTTCCTGGCGTCGCCGAACGAGCTCTACGACATGATCGACGATCCGGGCGAGACCACCAACCTCGTCGACGAACCGGCGTTTGCGGAGGTTGTTGCGGACCTGGACACACGCCTGACGGCGTTCTTTTCCGAGTATGCCGATCCCGCTTTCGACCTGTGGAAAGGCGGCACCGGCAAGGCGCTGGTCTACTACGGCGCGCGCAACCAGAAATTCCGCGACGCCTTCCCCGACTGGCGCGAACCCTTCGTAGAAAAGCAGACCGCCTTCCGCGACCGCTAA
- a CDS encoding zinc-binding dehydrogenase → MTAVLLTRHGGVDALEYHDDVPTPTPGAGEVLIQVAAAGINNTDINTRVGWYSMNAAAAGGTRGATEVGEVRAEDASWSGAPMEFPRIQGADCCGRIVAVGGGVARSRIGERVIVRPLLRSYVGYRPFECWTLGSECDGAFAQFVKAPARESYAVNCDWSDAELASVPCAFSTAENMLHRASVGAERVLVTGASGGVGSAAVQLATRRGAFVVAVAGRSKADAVRALGADEVVPADADLADAVGEKTLDVVVDVVAGPSWPALLEGLKVGGRYAAAGAIGGPLVQLDLRSLYLKDLTFFGCTFQEDAVFENLISYVERGEIRAVAARTFPLREIARAQAEFLAKDFVGKLVLVPPTR, encoded by the coding sequence ATGACCGCCGTGCTGCTGACCCGGCACGGCGGCGTCGATGCGCTGGAATACCACGACGACGTTCCCACGCCAACGCCGGGAGCCGGCGAGGTGCTGATCCAGGTCGCCGCGGCTGGAATTAACAACACGGACATCAACACCCGCGTCGGCTGGTATTCCATGAACGCCGCCGCAGCCGGTGGGACGCGCGGCGCAACGGAGGTCGGCGAGGTCCGGGCCGAAGACGCCTCCTGGTCCGGTGCGCCGATGGAGTTTCCGCGCATCCAGGGCGCCGACTGCTGCGGGCGGATCGTTGCGGTCGGCGGCGGGGTCGCGCGCTCCCGGATCGGCGAGCGCGTCATTGTTCGGCCACTGCTGCGATCGTACGTTGGGTACCGCCCCTTCGAATGCTGGACCTTGGGTTCGGAGTGCGACGGGGCATTCGCGCAGTTCGTCAAGGCGCCTGCGCGTGAGAGCTACGCCGTGAACTGCGATTGGAGCGACGCTGAGTTGGCGAGCGTTCCCTGCGCCTTTTCGACTGCGGAAAACATGCTGCACCGAGCCTCCGTGGGGGCCGAGCGCGTGCTGGTGACAGGTGCATCGGGTGGGGTGGGCTCGGCGGCCGTTCAACTCGCCACGCGGCGCGGCGCGTTCGTCGTGGCGGTGGCCGGCCGTTCGAAGGCGGACGCGGTGCGGGCCCTCGGGGCCGACGAGGTCGTGCCCGCGGATGCCGACCTGGCCGACGCTGTGGGCGAGAAAACCCTCGACGTGGTGGTCGACGTTGTGGCGGGACCCTCCTGGCCGGCTCTGCTGGAAGGTCTAAAGGTCGGCGGGCGCTACGCGGCGGCCGGCGCGATCGGGGGACCCTTGGTACAACTGGATCTTCGCTCGCTCTACCTCAAGGACCTCACCTTCTTCGGCTGCACCTTCCAGGAGGACGCCGTGTTCGAGAACCTGATCTCCTATGTCGAGCGCGGCGAGATCCGGGCGGTCGCGGCCAGGACCTTCCCTTTGCGGGAGATCGCGCGAGCCCAGGCGGAGTTCCTCGCCAAGGACTTCGTCGGCAAGCTGGTGCTGGTCCCGCCGACTCGCTGA
- a CDS encoding M15 family metallopeptidase, which translates to MTEQTTHAELQSRVRDTLRKLGASADLLEQRRLPVYPDALKLVIADVSASGREHLLVPEAAASWKRMRETAKADGISLIIISAFRSFDRQYKLVSDKLNRGETIREVFAVMAPPGCSEHHTGRALDVGTLGCEPVSEEFAESAAFHWLTRNAARFGFRLSFPRDNQWGFDYEPWHWCYRGEHATED; encoded by the coding sequence ATGACAGAGCAAACAACCCACGCAGAATTGCAGAGCCGCGTGCGGGACACGCTTCGAAAGCTGGGCGCCTCAGCTGACCTGTTGGAACAGCGGCGCTTGCCTGTATACCCCGATGCCTTGAAACTCGTGATCGCTGATGTTTCCGCCAGCGGTCGAGAGCACTTGCTCGTTCCCGAAGCTGCTGCATCGTGGAAAAGGATGCGCGAAACAGCGAAGGCTGACGGGATTTCTCTCATCATCATCTCGGCGTTTCGCAGCTTCGACCGCCAATACAAACTTGTGAGCGACAAGCTGAACCGGGGAGAAACGATTCGCGAAGTTTTCGCAGTAATGGCGCCGCCCGGCTGTAGCGAGCACCACACTGGACGTGCACTTGACGTAGGAACCTTGGGTTGCGAGCCCGTGAGCGAAGAGTTCGCCGAGTCAGCTGCTTTCCATTGGCTCACGAGGAACGCCGCGAGGTTCGGTTTCAGGCTGTCATTCCCCAGAGACAATCAATGGGGTTTTGACTACGAGCCTTGGCACTGGTGTTACCGCGGGGAACATGCCACGGAAGATTGA
- a CDS encoding MarR family transcriptional regulator: MGRMASTLPARGKAVRRSDAPTSLADALFTTTQQRVLALLYGQPARSFFASELIRLTGSGSGAVQRELKRLVSSGLVNVKHIGRQKHFQANSDCPVFDELCAMVRKTVAMAEPIRQALAPLAERIARAMIYGSVAKGTDTASSDIDLLVVADELTLEALFEALAPVEADLARKINPTLYTLAEFEGRRAAGNPFLTRVFEGEHIVLIGEECAAR, encoded by the coding sequence ATGGGCAGGATGGCTTCAACACTCCCGGCCAGAGGCAAGGCGGTCCGTCGCTCAGACGCGCCGACCAGTCTTGCCGACGCGCTCTTTACCACTACCCAGCAGCGTGTTCTGGCGCTGTTGTACGGCCAGCCGGCGCGCAGCTTCTTCGCCAGCGAACTGATCCGGCTTACCGGCTCCGGCTCGGGCGCTGTTCAGCGCGAACTCAAGCGGCTCGTCTCAAGCGGCCTGGTTAATGTGAAGCACATCGGCAGGCAGAAGCACTTCCAGGCGAACTCCGACTGCCCGGTATTTGATGAACTTTGCGCGATGGTGCGCAAAACCGTCGCCATGGCGGAGCCTATCCGGCAGGCTCTCGCACCGCTCGCCGAGAGAATTGCACGCGCCATGATCTACGGCTCCGTGGCGAAAGGAACGGACACCGCAAGTAGCGATATCGATCTTCTGGTTGTAGCTGATGAATTGACACTGGAGGCGCTTTTTGAGGCGCTTGCCCCTGTCGAAGCCGACCTGGCTCGAAAGATCAACCCAACTCTCTACACCCTTGCGGAATTCGAGGGCCGGCGAGCCGCTGGAAACCCGTTCCTGACCCGCGTATTCGAGGGCGAACACATTGTGCTCATCGGAGAGGAATGTGCCGCAAGATGA
- a CDS encoding NAD(P)H-binding protein produces MLRMPGSRLRPTLCVAAAMVLLVSTAAMAQQRVLIIGGAGHAGSAVARMLIERGDHVTAFVRATTDRSKLEGVPVDYVVGDAMEADEVAAALEGQQFDVMFETVQVWPGTEASYTQMYENFVPSAKRMGIKQFISIGGGCGENPREDCPLSPPLYELSQDMNQSEHILRDSGVPYTIIRVGVLIPSNPFHPDADKRSGTSYMTTDLTRFGGVLRVDLNEQIVACIGAEHCLNKTFIIDDPTIKPQIDHWICKRANEGPVVSGNVPACGPMPRVTEAQLRGKP; encoded by the coding sequence ATGTTGAGAATGCCGGGATCTAGGCTGAGACCTACGCTATGCGTTGCTGCGGCGATGGTCTTGCTTGTCTCGACTGCGGCGATGGCGCAGCAGCGCGTGTTGATCATCGGCGGGGCAGGGCATGCGGGGTCGGCGGTCGCCAGGATGCTGATCGAGCGTGGCGATCACGTCACGGCGTTTGTCCGCGCCACGACCGACCGATCCAAACTGGAAGGCGTGCCGGTCGATTACGTGGTCGGCGACGCGATGGAGGCGGATGAAGTGGCGGCCGCGCTCGAAGGCCAGCAATTCGATGTGATGTTCGAGACCGTGCAGGTCTGGCCCGGCACCGAGGCTAGCTATACGCAGATGTACGAAAACTTCGTCCCCTCGGCCAAGCGCATGGGCATAAAACAATTCATCAGCATCGGCGGCGGTTGCGGCGAAAACCCAAGGGAGGACTGCCCGCTCAGCCCACCGCTCTACGAGCTTTCCCAGGATATGAACCAGTCCGAGCACATTCTTCGGGATTCCGGCGTGCCCTACACGATCATCCGCGTCGGCGTACTGATTCCATCCAACCCATTTCATCCCGACGCCGACAAGCGAAGCGGCACGTCGTACATGACGACGGACCTGACCCGGTTCGGCGGGGTGCTGCGTGTCGATCTGAACGAGCAGATAGTGGCCTGCATCGGCGCCGAGCATTGCCTGAACAAGACCTTCATCATCGATGATCCCACGATAAAACCGCAGATCGACCACTGGATCTGCAAGCGGGCGAATGAAGGTCCCGTCGTCTCCGGAAACGTCCCGGCCTGCGGCCCGATGCCGCGCGTCACCGAAGCCCAACTAAGAGGCAAACCATGA
- a CDS encoding DUF1838 domain-containing protein, which produces MTLLTRRTALATAGAAATSFFVPDRADAASPPPRLEFPTTESHVRAFIKILASLEDDTIFHLYKGTLEAVVPGSAPVRLVDSTTIIRRQVEVVPEGRLISIWEATVYHGQGETEPLESFVNPLNGRTVRPFHQREGRGQTLWTDQAPHFLLDDGSLFSRYGPENPFAMEWSQAGERVWTSRYSAGVYLKHPLDPEDWPLEYSGPDLLYSEKTTSNGLARELADPSIANASATYSLNMSLIWWPWLLMGQQPGFLIWNTNGIKLPNRDAISISDRRLVEAVHPTIFGSGTPWEGRLNLWTEYPQKRTPEKV; this is translated from the coding sequence ATGACCCTGCTGACCCGCCGAACCGCGCTCGCAACCGCCGGCGCCGCCGCAACTTCGTTCTTCGTTCCCGACCGCGCAGACGCTGCGTCACCGCCTCCGCGGCTGGAGTTTCCGACGACCGAGTCCCATGTCCGAGCGTTCATCAAGATCCTGGCCAGCCTCGAGGACGACACGATCTTCCATTTGTACAAAGGCACGCTGGAAGCGGTGGTTCCCGGCAGTGCTCCGGTTCGGCTTGTCGACAGCACCACCATCATTCGCCGTCAGGTCGAGGTTGTGCCGGAAGGCCGTCTCATCAGCATTTGGGAAGCCACCGTCTATCACGGGCAGGGCGAAACCGAACCGCTCGAGTCGTTCGTCAATCCGCTCAACGGGCGCACGGTGCGTCCCTTTCATCAGCGGGAAGGCCGCGGTCAGACGCTGTGGACGGACCAGGCACCGCATTTCCTGCTCGACGACGGGTCCCTGTTTTCCCGGTACGGCCCGGAGAACCCATTCGCGATGGAGTGGTCGCAGGCCGGCGAACGGGTCTGGACCTCGCGGTATTCCGCCGGCGTCTACCTCAAGCATCCGCTCGATCCGGAAGACTGGCCCCTGGAATACTCCGGCCCGGACCTCCTGTACTCGGAAAAAACCACCAGCAACGGGCTGGCGCGCGAACTCGCCGACCCGTCCATAGCCAACGCGTCGGCCACCTATTCGCTCAATATGTCCCTGATCTGGTGGCCCTGGCTGCTCATGGGGCAGCAACCCGGTTTTCTCATCTGGAACACCAACGGCATCAAGCTCCCGAACCGCGATGCGATTTCCATCTCGGACCGGAGACTGGTCGAGGCGGTTCATCCCACCATCTTCGGTTCCGGTACGCCGTGGGAAGGGCGGCTGAATCTGTGGACGGAATACCCGCAGAAGCGAACGCCCGAGAAAGTCTGA
- a CDS encoding SOS response-associated peptidase — MCGRFNIITDPRAWMDALDVLYSIIEDGFEPRYNISPSEPPLPAGSKRASPRRITRVPIVLQRGDEFVGEDAIWPLIPVWARGEVPKYSTANARSEEMADKNAYRNAWKREQRCLIYATGFYEWQARPGVRAKQPWHIRLKGQGGFAFGGLWESSRASDGTEVLSCTIVTLPANELMRGIHNAGRNRHRMPLILPPDAQKAWLEAPAKSAMDRVAAVPSEALEAWPVSTAVNNPNFDDARLLEPIQA; from the coding sequence GTGTGCGGGCGATTCAACATCATCACCGATCCCAGGGCGTGGATGGACGCGCTCGATGTCCTTTACTCGATCATTGAGGACGGGTTCGAGCCGCGCTACAACATAAGCCCTTCCGAACCGCCGCTTCCCGCCGGGTCTAAGCGCGCCTCGCCCCGGCGCATCACCCGCGTGCCGATCGTCCTGCAGCGGGGCGACGAGTTCGTCGGCGAAGATGCCATCTGGCCGCTGATTCCGGTGTGGGCGCGAGGCGAAGTGCCCAAGTACAGCACCGCCAATGCGCGCTCGGAGGAGATGGCGGACAAGAACGCGTATCGCAACGCCTGGAAGCGCGAGCAGCGCTGCCTGATCTACGCCACCGGGTTCTACGAATGGCAGGCGCGTCCCGGCGTGCGGGCCAAGCAACCTTGGCATATCCGGCTCAAGGGGCAGGGCGGGTTTGCATTCGGCGGACTCTGGGAGAGCTCACGCGCGAGCGACGGCACGGAGGTCCTGTCCTGCACGATCGTGACGCTGCCCGCCAACGAACTGATGCGCGGGATTCACAACGCCGGCCGGAACCGGCACCGCATGCCGTTGATACTTCCGCCGGATGCCCAGAAGGCCTGGCTTGAGGCGCCCGCAAAGTCGGCCATGGACAGGGTCGCCGCCGTGCCGTCCGAGGCACTGGAGGCGTGGCCGGTGTCCACCGCCGTCAACAATCCGAATTTCGACGATGCACGCCTTCTGGAACCGATCCAGGCATGA
- a CDS encoding NAD(P)-binding protein — MTVLIVGGGIGGLAAAVALRRAGINARVFERAREIREVGAGVTIWSNAIMALQSLGLGKQVRSLGSEMLRINVLSAKGKLISSIDVEAIARACGAPSLALHRADLQRILLDALDTDQVHTAKECVGVTQDRNGVSLRFADGTEAAGEIAIGADGVRSIVRSSLFGSQKLRSARYYCYRGMAETPGVNKHEVLSLLLPGLQLGVFPEVRPAEAYWFLCRNKPFDIAWADAEYDHMAFLRSVSRELPAELGAMIVGTPPERILVDEVLDRPPDKHWGHGRVSLIGDAAHPMAPTFGQGACMALEDAVILADSLRRAIDPGSGLRDYENRRRRRTATITRLSWYYGNTFQWEQRALVMFRTLFAASPFGPWNLRRILRKAWRFHLPELA, encoded by the coding sequence ATGACGGTGCTGATAGTCGGTGGTGGTATCGGTGGTCTGGCGGCGGCCGTAGCGTTGCGCCGCGCAGGCATCAATGCCCGGGTTTTTGAACGGGCTCGTGAGATTCGCGAGGTGGGGGCCGGGGTGACTATATGGTCGAACGCCATCATGGCACTCCAGAGCCTGGGGCTGGGCAAGCAGGTTCGATCACTGGGCTCGGAAATGCTCCGGATCAACGTCCTGTCCGCGAAAGGGAAGCTGATCTCTTCAATCGACGTGGAGGCAATCGCGCGCGCATGCGGCGCGCCGTCACTCGCATTGCATCGGGCCGATTTGCAGCGAATTCTGCTTGACGCGCTGGATACGGACCAGGTGCATACCGCGAAGGAGTGTGTCGGCGTCACTCAGGACCGGAATGGCGTATCGCTTCGTTTTGCCGACGGCACGGAGGCGGCGGGAGAGATTGCGATCGGCGCGGATGGCGTCCGTTCGATAGTCCGATCTTCATTGTTCGGAAGTCAGAAACTTCGTTCTGCGCGGTACTACTGCTATCGGGGCATGGCCGAAACGCCTGGGGTCAATAAGCACGAGGTTCTCTCGCTGCTGCTTCCCGGACTTCAGCTCGGTGTGTTTCCTGAAGTCAGGCCAGCCGAGGCCTATTGGTTTTTGTGTCGGAATAAGCCGTTCGATATCGCCTGGGCGGATGCCGAGTACGATCACATGGCGTTTCTTCGATCAGTCTCCAGGGAATTGCCCGCGGAACTCGGTGCAATGATCGTCGGGACCCCCCCGGAGAGGATTCTTGTCGACGAAGTTCTTGATCGTCCCCCGGACAAGCACTGGGGGCACGGCCGGGTCAGCCTGATCGGCGACGCTGCCCATCCGATGGCTCCGACCTTCGGCCAGGGAGCCTGTATGGCCCTTGAGGACGCGGTTATCCTCGCGGACAGCCTTAGGCGCGCGATAGACCCGGGATCAGGATTGAGGGATTACGAGAACAGACGTCGCCGGCGAACGGCAACGATCACAAGGCTCTCGTGGTACTACGGAAACACTTTTCAATGGGAGCAACGTGCGCTGGTGATGTTCAGAACACTGTTTGCCGCGTCACCCTTCGGCCCCTGGAACCTGCGTAGAATTCTGCGCAAAGCCTGGCGATTCCATTTGCCCGAATTGGCCTGA
- a CDS encoding FAD-dependent oxidoreductase, with translation MEITGDRGQRTRWEEEYDVVIVGFGIAGCSAAIEALDARPDARVLILEKAPEEHAGGNSRASGQGLVIPKDKEAMKQYQRNLSYSNPVPEDLLEFWASELMELHPWIEERARDAKQKYRVSEPIYEFADLGAREAVREQATILPRPGGLWEAFRKNIDRRPVTVWYESPAVDLVQDRDSGGVFGVVVERGGRKVAVKARGGVVMACGGYEHNEDMKRNYAGWTDVPTFGSPYNTGDGIHILQRAGADLWHLRNRMNSGGFHLAFKVPEYETAFMRAFDYASYSWIEVAADDRRFGDETYPFNRTHYKWKQHGHYVDTLHAWVMPVHMIFDENVRKNNCLGMKWMTWNMAVEKYDWSDDNSREVEKGWITRADSIADLAVKLGRDQDRLVKTVAEYNAACADKADTLFNRDPSTLEPLETPPYYAIELKPGLVCTSAGAKRTPRGEVLNRAGEPIRGFMRRGSWAP, from the coding sequence ATGGAAATAACAGGTGATCGTGGTCAGCGGACCCGTTGGGAGGAGGAATACGACGTTGTCATTGTCGGATTTGGCATTGCTGGCTGCTCCGCCGCTATCGAGGCGTTGGACGCCCGGCCCGACGCCAGGGTTCTGATACTGGAGAAGGCGCCGGAGGAGCACGCCGGCGGGAATTCCCGTGCTTCGGGTCAGGGGCTGGTCATTCCGAAGGACAAGGAGGCCATGAAGCAGTATCAGCGCAATCTGAGTTATTCGAACCCGGTTCCGGAGGACTTGCTGGAGTTCTGGGCCAGCGAACTGATGGAGCTCCACCCCTGGATCGAGGAACGCGCCAGGGACGCCAAACAGAAATATCGGGTTTCCGAGCCCATCTACGAATTCGCCGATCTGGGCGCCAGGGAGGCGGTCAGGGAGCAGGCGACCATACTGCCCCGGCCGGGAGGGCTGTGGGAGGCATTCAGGAAGAATATCGACAGGCGCCCGGTCACGGTCTGGTACGAGAGCCCCGCGGTGGACCTGGTGCAGGATCGCGACAGCGGCGGGGTCTTTGGCGTTGTAGTCGAACGCGGCGGCCGGAAGGTCGCCGTCAAGGCCCGCGGTGGCGTCGTCATGGCCTGCGGCGGATATGAACACAACGAGGACATGAAGCGGAATTACGCGGGGTGGACGGACGTCCCGACCTTCGGCAGCCCGTACAACACCGGCGACGGCATCCATATCCTGCAGCGCGCGGGCGCAGATCTGTGGCATTTGCGCAATCGCATGAATTCCGGCGGTTTTCACCTTGCTTTCAAGGTGCCCGAATACGAGACCGCGTTCATGCGCGCGTTCGACTACGCCAGCTACAGCTGGATCGAGGTGGCTGCCGACGACCGGCGCTTCGGCGACGAAACCTACCCGTTCAACCGCACGCACTACAAGTGGAAGCAGCACGGCCACTACGTCGACACCCTGCATGCCTGGGTGATGCCCGTGCACATGATCTTCGACGAGAACGTTCGCAAGAACAATTGCCTGGGCATGAAATGGATGACCTGGAACATGGCGGTCGAGAAGTACGACTGGAGCGATGACAACAGCAGGGAAGTGGAGAAGGGCTGGATCACCCGGGCCGACTCGATTGCGGATCTTGCCGTCAAGCTGGGCCGGGACCAGGATCGGCTGGTGAAGACGGTTGCCGAATACAACGCCGCCTGCGCCGACAAGGCCGATACTCTCTTCAACAGGGACCCTTCAACGCTTGAGCCTCTCGAGACGCCTCCGTATTACGCGATCGAACTCAAGCCGGGTCTCGTATGCACGTCCGCCGGGGCGAAGCGCACGCCCAGGGGCGAAGTGCTGAACCGCGCCGGCGAGCCCATTCGGGGCTTTATGAGGCGGGGCAGCTGGGCTCCATGA
- a CDS encoding aspartate dehydrogenase — MQIGIIGTGAIGGYVRDELKRRGFAVRALLVLPENVAETVGEFPDCVCVSSAAELPDDIDHMIDCGGHVALKIHGPEILRRGVDLTTVSVGALADAELYSDLDRAAAEGNTKLYLVSGAIAALDCLRAARVGNLQSVTYTGRKPPKAWKGSPAEEKLDLDNLVGEAQVHFEGTARDAATQYPENANVAAAVALAGAGFDETQVKLIADPNVDQNIHEIVATGDFGRFSFEIRGNALPDNPKSSAIAAMSVVSRLEQETQRIRF, encoded by the coding sequence ATGCAGATTGGAATCATCGGCACGGGAGCGATTGGCGGCTACGTTCGGGACGAGCTGAAACGCAGGGGGTTCGCAGTACGTGCGCTTCTCGTTCTTCCGGAAAATGTAGCGGAGACCGTCGGCGAGTTTCCCGACTGCGTGTGCGTCTCGTCCGCAGCGGAACTGCCCGACGACATCGACCACATGATCGACTGCGGGGGCCACGTTGCGCTGAAGATCCACGGACCCGAAATTCTGCGCCGCGGTGTCGATCTCACGACGGTATCGGTAGGTGCGCTGGCTGATGCAGAGCTCTACAGCGACCTGGACCGGGCCGCCGCGGAAGGTAACACGAAGCTATACCTCGTCAGCGGCGCGATCGCTGCGCTCGATTGCCTGCGGGCAGCGCGCGTCGGCAACCTGCAGTCCGTGACCTACACCGGCCGCAAGCCACCGAAGGCCTGGAAGGGCTCGCCCGCCGAAGAGAAACTCGATCTTGATAATCTCGTCGGCGAAGCGCAGGTCCATTTCGAAGGCACCGCGCGGGACGCGGCTACGCAATACCCCGAGAACGCCAACGTGGCTGCTGCCGTCGCGCTGGCCGGCGCCGGATTCGACGAGACGCAGGTAAAGCTGATCGCCGACCCGAATGTGGACCAGAACATCCACGAGATCGTGGCCACGGGCGATTTCGGCCGGTTCTCGTTCGAGATCAGGGGCAACGCACTGCCCGACAATCCGAAGAGTTCGGCAATTGCGGCAATGAGCGTCGTCAGCAGGCTGGAGCAGGAAACGCAACGCATCCGTTTCTAG